One Perognathus longimembris pacificus isolate PPM17 chromosome 13, ASM2315922v1, whole genome shotgun sequence genomic window, gaaTCGAAGGCgagaggaaggggcggggcggagcctcGACGGGGCGGGACCTGGCGGGCGGGTGGGGCCTCGGGGAGCGAGGGCGAAGGTGGTGGCGACCCGGCCCCGCTCCACCCGCCCGAGTGAGGAGCTGGGGTTGGGAAGGCGCCGGAAGCGAGCCTCGCGGCCACGTGACCGCGGAGGGCCCGCCCcctctcccgccccgcccccctcccccggggctcaTGGCGGCGCCCGTGCGCCTGGGCCGCAAGCGCCCCCTGCCCGCCTGTCCCAACCCGCTCTTCGTGCGGTGGCTGACCGAGTGGCGGGACGAGGCGGCCCGCGGAGGGCGCCGCACGCGCTTCGTCTTCGAGAAGGTGAGTCCCGAGCCGGCGCGCCGGGGGCGCTGGGCGCCGCCGAGCCCGGACCCCCGACCGaccccctcacccctgccccgccAGGCGCTGCGCTCGCTCCGGCGGTACCCGCTGCCTCTGCGCAGCGGGAAGGAAGCCAAGATCCTCCGGCACTTCGGAGACGGGCTCTGCCGGAAGCTGGACGAGCGGCTGCAGCGGCACCGGGCGTCGGGCGGTGAGCGCCGGGGCCGGAGCGGGTGGTGTGCCCGCTTTGGGCACCTTGCAGACTGCCCGCTGCACGATCCGCGAGACTCGGGGTTTATCTTCTCCTTGTAGGTGAccctgcccccggccccccgtCCGGAGAGGAGAGTGCAGCCATGGAAGGCTCACCTGCCAAAGTCCAGGAGTCTGACGTGCCAGTGAGGAGGGGGCAAAGGAGACGGGGGGGGATTGGGGACGTTGAGAGTAGGACTTGGTTTGAGAGCTTCAGCAATGAATCGCCCTCTTTGAGACTTTAGTGTCTCCGTCTGTAAATGGGGATATTGATAGAGAAGGAGTCGTTACTGTGTGTTCTTGTCTTGCACTGGTGGTAGAACTGAGGCTGGACCAGGCACAAACCTCCACCCTTTGTCTCTGCCCTACAACTGGCCACTGTCTCATCCACAGACTGCACGGGCCTGTGGAAAAGGCAGGCCTTGCCGGGACAGGGCCGACACTTGACTGACCATCATTGATGTTCATGTTCAGATCCTTTCTGTCCCTTTCAGGTTTCTGCCCAACCCCAAGCAGGAGGCTCTGGCCGCTACTGGCCAGCTCGGCACTCCGGAGCGCGAGCTATTCTGCTGCAGCTCTACCAGGAGCACCTGGTAAGTTGGCTGGCCACACCAGGGATGAGGCAATGAGCAGAGGTAAAGGCTCCAAGAAGCACCTGGTGCTGGCAAGGCTAAAGTGAATCACAGCTATTCAGGGAGGACAAAGAACAGCCCCTAACTCTTCTACCATGATTTCAGAATCCTGATGGCCACTGTTTCCTGACCAAGGAGGAGCTGCTGCAGAGGTGTGGCCAGAAGGCCCCCAAGGTGAGCAACCAAGTTGGCATGGACAGGTAGCACCCACTAGTCTTTCCTTCATGGTGGTGGAGAGTGGCACGAGGCCCGGCCCACGTGTGGCTCGTGGCGGGGGGACGTGGGAGCCCTGGGTACTAGGGGCATTGTTTCACTCCCTATTCACAGGTAGCCTCTGGGAATACTCAACCCTGGCCTGCCCTTCGTGGACTCCTCCACCGGAACTTGGTCCTCCGGACACACCGGCCAGCCAGGTAGGGGCCAGCGGCAGGAACCGGGGAGCATGCACAGCATTCTTAGAGTTTCTCTCCGTGGTACTGCTGAGGTGGGGGAGGTCTAGCCTATCTCAGGAGCCCGTACTGTGGGAAAACATAGGCTACCAGCTACTAAAACAGCAGAGGGAGCTCCCTTGTTAGAGAAGCCGGCAGCCTCTGGTGGGGAAATGCTCTTATTGGCGTGTTTTTAAGTCTGCTTAGAGAAGGACAGGCTCAGTGGcacgcacctgtaatcccagctactctgaggCAGAGACTAggagatcatagtttgaggccagggcAGGTAAAAAGTTAACAAAGCCCCACCTGTAGTGAGCGCTTGTGATTCCCAACCATGTGGGAGGTATAAACAGGAGGATCGCCGCACAGGAAGGAGACTGAGGCACACGCATCACAGACTTCAGGAGTGACGCTAAGGAGGGTCCTGAGGAAGCcgggctgaggcaagaggacagGGCGGAAGAGAGAAGCCGCCGGACTTGGGCAGGGTGGCCAGGGGGGGTGAAGTCCACGTCACGAGGGGCGGCAGGAGAGCGAGCTGTgtgtctcctccccctcccaggtTCTCCCTGACCCCGGAGGGCCTGGAGCTGGCTCAGAAGTTGGCCGAGTCAGAAAGCTCAAGCTTGCCGAATGTGGGCGCCGAGCCGAAGGAGCCTCCTGGGGAGGAGCCAGCGGTGCCACCAGGAGCAGCCTTGGCTGAGcggtgaggaggaaggggggaaaccGGGGCAAGAGGGGTCCTacaaacaaagccagaagcaCACCCTCAACTCCGTGGGCTGGGGCTCGGGGTTGTGCGTGGCGGGGCACCCCTGGCTTCATGAAGCTCAGCCCCACTTCCTCGCAGTGGCACCAGTGAAGGAGGCCGGCAGCCGCTGCTGGAGCTGAGGCCTGGAGAGTACAGAGTGCTGTTGTGTGTAGACACCGGCGAGACTCGAGGGTAAGGGCGGGGGGACGGTGAAACCCATGAGTggatgctggggggagggggtcactgCTAGACCACCTTGACCTTGGCCTCCTTCCCTGTACTCTCAGGGCAGGACACCGGCCAGAACTACTCCGAGAGCTCCACCGGCTCCGCGTGGCCCACACGGTGCGCAAGCTGCATGTGGGGGACTTCGTGTGGGTGGCGCAGGAGACGGAGCCCAGAGATCCAGGTAAAAGGCCATGGCTGGGCcaagtgcccgtggctcacacccagAACCCGAGATAAAACCTGTGATCTGATGGAAgggccaagccagcctgggtaggaaagactaagacccttatctccagttagctagcaaaaagccagacaaggAGCTAtccttcaagtggtagagcgccagc contains:
- the Mus81 gene encoding crossover junction endonuclease MUS81 produces the protein MAAPVRLGRKRPLPACPNPLFVRWLTEWRDEAARGGRRTRFVFEKALRSLRRYPLPLRSGKEAKILRHFGDGLCRKLDERLQRHRASGGDPAPGPPSGEESAAMEGSPAKVQESDVPVSAQPQAGGSGRYWPARHSGARAILLQLYQEHLNPDGHCFLTKEELLQRCGQKAPKVASGNTQPWPALRGLLHRNLVLRTHRPARFSLTPEGLELAQKLAESESSSLPNVGAEPKEPPGEEPAVPPGAALAERGTSEGGRQPLLELRPGEYRVLLCVDTGETRGAGHRPELLRELHRLRVAHTVRKLHVGDFVWVAQETEPRDPARPGELVLDHIVERKRLDDLCSSIVDGRFREQKFRLKRCGLGRRVYLVEDHGSVHNLSLPESTLLQAVTNTQVIDGFFVKRTADIKESAAYLALLTRALERLYQGHTLHSRPWGTPGEPQPGERPSPNPLCSLLTFGDFNAGAIKNKAQSVREVFARQLMQVRGLSGEKAAALLERYSTPASLLAAYDACATPKEQELLLSTIKCGRLQRNLGPALSRTLSQLYCSYSPLT